In Halovulum dunhuangense, one genomic interval encodes:
- a CDS encoding uracil-DNA glycosylase, which translates to MNDSMTDAFDPYPDPRDALAALAWQLEAGVDECIEETPVDRYAAKPQAPVATAAPTARPVASETAPSEAAAAIAARCGTLDELRLAMDAFEGCALKKGARNLVFADGLPGARVMIVGEAPGREEDMQGKPFVGQSGQLLDRMFACIGLSRQATDPGAALYITNTLPWRPPGNRDPSTDELAMMLPFLHRHVALAAPEVIVVMGNTAAKSLLQTKEGITRLRGNWGSALGHPVLPMFHPAALLRDPLKKRAAWADLLALKARLG; encoded by the coding sequence ATGAACGACTCGATGACGGATGCCTTCGACCCATACCCGGACCCGCGCGACGCGCTGGCGGCCCTCGCCTGGCAACTCGAGGCCGGGGTGGACGAATGCATCGAGGAGACGCCGGTCGATCGCTACGCGGCGAAGCCGCAGGCGCCGGTCGCGACAGCCGCGCCCACCGCACGGCCTGTCGCATCGGAAACGGCCCCGTCCGAGGCTGCGGCTGCCATCGCGGCGCGTTGCGGGACGCTCGACGAATTGCGCCTGGCGATGGACGCCTTCGAAGGATGCGCCCTGAAGAAGGGGGCGCGGAACCTCGTGTTCGCCGACGGGCTTCCGGGCGCGCGGGTGATGATCGTGGGCGAGGCCCCCGGCCGCGAGGAGGACATGCAGGGCAAGCCCTTCGTCGGGCAGTCGGGCCAGCTTCTGGACCGGATGTTCGCCTGTATCGGGCTGTCGCGGCAGGCGACCGATCCGGGCGCCGCGCTCTACATCACGAACACCTTGCCCTGGCGCCCGCCGGGCAATCGCGATCCCTCGACCGACGAACTGGCGATGATGCTGCCCTTCCTTCATCGCCATGTGGCGCTGGCCGCGCCCGAGGTGATCGTGGTGATGGGCAACACGGCGGCGAAATCGCTGCTTCAGACGAAAGAGGGTATCACCCGTCTGCGCGGCAACTGGGGCAGCGCGCTCGGCCATCCGGTGCTGCCGATGTTCCATCCCGCGGCGCTGCTGCGCGACCCGCTCAAGAAGCGCGCGGCCTGGGCCGATCTTCTGGCGCTGAAGGCGCGGCTCGGATGA